One genomic window of Halorhabdus sp. CBA1104 includes the following:
- a CDS encoding ABC transporter ATP-binding protein, whose protein sequence is MSTDYDDTATDDEMDMTVTSLDAEDPIMQIHDARVTYDMDRGESRVLDDVHLELEREEIIGVVGESGSGKSMLASAMLDSVPDPGKLAGQIRYNPEDRDQIDLLSLSKEELRQVRWADISMVFQGAMSSFNPVLTVKAHFKETLETHDYDVEEGMQRARDLLSDLYLQPERVLKSYPHELSGGMRQRALLALSVVLEPDVLVMDEPTAALDLLMQRSILMLMEELQESYDLTMLFITHDLPLVASLADRMAIMYAFQLVEIGPTRALLEQPAHPYTRALLNSTPNLDAPLDEMQSIEGSSPDPVNVPEGCSYHPRCPFAEEKCIESEPNYFLPESDHGVACFNWREAKERLSLNHLQARDDSGKQVRDTDDERGGEH, encoded by the coding sequence ATGAGTACTGATTACGACGATACGGCGACTGACGATGAGATGGACATGACTGTGACGAGTCTCGATGCCGAGGATCCGATCATGCAGATCCACGACGCGCGGGTCACCTACGATATGGATCGTGGGGAATCGCGCGTCTTGGACGACGTCCACCTCGAACTCGAACGTGAGGAGATCATCGGTGTCGTGGGGGAATCGGGCTCGGGCAAGTCGATGCTAGCCTCGGCGATGCTGGACTCTGTGCCGGACCCTGGAAAGTTGGCCGGCCAGATCCGCTACAATCCCGAGGATCGCGACCAGATCGATCTGCTGTCCCTTTCGAAAGAGGAGCTACGGCAGGTTCGCTGGGCGGATATCTCGATGGTCTTCCAGGGGGCGATGAGTTCGTTCAATCCGGTGTTGACGGTCAAAGCGCACTTCAAGGAAACCCTGGAAACCCACGATTACGACGTCGAAGAGGGGATGCAACGGGCGCGGGATCTCCTCTCTGACCTGTACCTCCAGCCCGAGCGCGTCCTCAAATCCTATCCGCACGAGTTGTCCGGTGGTATGCGCCAGCGGGCGTTGCTGGCGCTGTCGGTCGTTCTGGAGCCGGACGTACTGGTGATGGACGAGCCGACGGCGGCCCTCGACTTGCTGATGCAGCGGTCGATCCTCATGCTGATGGAGGAGCTGCAGGAGTCTTACGACCTGACGATGCTGTTTATCACCCACGACCTGCCGCTGGTGGCCTCCCTTGCCGACCGGATGGCAATCATGTACGCCTTCCAACTCGTCGAAATCGGTCCGACCCGGGCGTTGCTCGAACAGCCCGCCCATCCGTACACGCGCGCTCTTCTCAATTCGACACCGAACCTAGATGCACCTCTCGACGAGATGCAGTCCATCGAAGGTTCGAGCCCGGATCCGGTGAACGTCCCCGAAGGGTGTTCCTATCATCCGCGGTGTCCGTTCGCCGAAGAGAAGTGTATCGAATCCGAACCTAACTACTTCTTGCCAGAGTCCGATCACGGCGTCGCGTGTTTCAATTGGCGGGAAGCCAAAGAGCGACTGTCACTCAACCACCTGCAGGCACGCGACGACAGCGGCAAGCAGGTGCGTGACACCGACGACGAACGTGGAGGTGAGCACTGA
- a CDS encoding ABC transporter ATP-binding protein, with amino-acid sequence MSSEEPLLSLENVEVHFENQGGFLDLFDEPEIVRAVDGVNLDIYEEDVVALVGESGCGKTTLGKTAIGLQEPTGGSVKFRGTDIWEARRGNADIPFSEIRNSLQIIHQDPGSSLNPNRRVKSILQVPLEQTHPEMSTNEMLERIYSLLEHVGMTPATDYAERYPHQLSGGEKQRVALSRALLMNPDMILADEAISALDVSLRVEMMDLMLDLQEQFSTSFLFISHDLSNARYFTEHGDGRIGGMYLGELVEVGPPEQVTQNPRHPYTEVLRWATPNLNLDEQSTDMPMRKIDIPDPVDPPSGCRFHTRCPEARDACKHETPQPQSIEHGDIEHWASCFREYDDHEYWQSQPLQD; translated from the coding sequence ATGAGCTCCGAGGAACCGTTACTCTCCTTAGAGAACGTCGAGGTCCACTTCGAAAACCAGGGCGGCTTCCTGGATCTCTTTGACGAACCGGAAATCGTCCGAGCGGTCGACGGCGTTAACCTCGACATCTACGAGGAAGACGTCGTGGCGCTGGTCGGCGAATCCGGCTGCGGGAAAACGACGCTGGGCAAGACCGCAATCGGCCTGCAGGAGCCGACTGGTGGCAGTGTGAAGTTCCGCGGTACGGATATCTGGGAAGCACGACGTGGCAACGCCGATATCCCCTTCTCGGAGATCCGCAATTCCCTACAGATCATTCACCAGGACCCCGGGTCGTCGCTGAACCCCAACCGACGGGTAAAATCGATCCTGCAAGTCCCGCTCGAGCAGACCCACCCGGAGATGAGCACCAACGAAATGTTGGAGCGCATTTACTCCCTGCTAGAGCACGTCGGGATGACGCCGGCAACGGACTACGCCGAGCGCTATCCCCACCAGCTCTCCGGTGGCGAGAAACAGCGCGTTGCGCTGAGCCGGGCGCTGTTGATGAATCCGGACATGATCCTGGCTGATGAGGCCATTTCGGCCCTCGACGTCTCCTTGCGCGTCGAGATGATGGATCTCATGTTGGACCTGCAAGAACAGTTCAGCACGTCGTTCCTGTTCATCAGTCACGACCTCTCGAACGCGCGGTACTTCACCGAACACGGCGACGGCCGCATCGGTGGGATGTATCTGGGCGAACTCGTCGAGGTCGGCCCACCCGAACAGGTGACCCAAAACCCGCGCCATCCGTACACGGAGGTGCTGCGCTGGGCGACGCCGAATCTCAATCTCGACGAGCAATCGACGGACATGCCGATGCGAAAGATCGATATTCCGGATCCGGTCGACCCGCCGTCTGGCTGTCGATTCCACACGCGGTGTCCGGAAGCACGTGACGCGTGTAAACACGAGACTCCCCAGCCCCAGTCGATCGAACACGGGGACATCGAACACTGGGCGTCGTGCTTCCGCGAGTACGACGATCACGAGTACTGGCAGAGCCAGCCCTTACAGGACTGA
- a CDS encoding universal stress protein — translation MSESDAEKELLQQAATFSDCSDAPLTVLAVVSPSEYDSVAETMDLIGEIEHTSYDDDAIFEGLRKNTRDIVEDAIGDMDVPYEIAVQVEDESDRADVVLTAAREHDCDHVFLVGQRRSPTGKALFGDLTQKIILNFEGDITLSME, via the coding sequence TTGTCCGAAAGTGACGCGGAGAAGGAACTCTTACAGCAAGCCGCCACCTTTAGCGACTGCTCGGACGCCCCACTTACCGTCCTGGCGGTCGTTTCGCCTTCGGAGTACGATTCCGTCGCAGAGACGATGGATCTCATCGGCGAGATCGAGCATACGAGCTACGATGACGACGCGATCTTCGAGGGGTTGCGCAAGAACACGCGTGATATCGTCGAAGACGCGATCGGTGACATGGATGTCCCCTACGAGATTGCCGTCCAGGTCGAAGACGAGAGCGATCGGGCAGACGTTGTGCTTACGGCTGCCCGTGAACACGACTGCGATCACGTCTTCCTCGTCGGCCAGCGCCGATCGCCGACCGGCAAGGCGCTGTTCGGTGACCTCACCCAGAAGATCATTCTCAACTTCGAGGGCGATATCACGCTCTCGATGGAATAG
- a CDS encoding HAMP domain-containing protein: protein MSDDEEAPTSNVFVRALRAVTPNVLRRRFALKFAVVLLVMAASVGVIGIAATQGLTNQVQDNVANEYENLAAQEADLIANELDRHKLTTQLFSTNPEWGANRTEDLRRDLRIERSDLDAVSDILIIDRRATTGERYVAAGAGTEADQAVTQADRGWVSDLSFRRTSETRVSGVYQVDGEHVVGIVSPVTVSQQRLLLVEVSVADIAATLRGAERAEGGFTEVVNGSGAVQMSERSSGLLAPYATNERTLAPLENAKQLRLDGAQRAGAISDMAASTAVIDEPYIVGYAPVEGVDWYVLSHAPKSSVFGLVQTVSNWGTIATVAGVLLIALVGATLGVSTSRSINRLRDRAEAMESGNLDVTIHSNRIDDIGRLYDSFENMRDALTRQIQEAEQAQKEAEVSRAEAMELSNYLQDKAEEYSAIMQRCSKGDLTQRMEPDGENEAMDRIAEDFNGMIDELEKTTGQLKRFAEEVNDAGDVVQQSAESVRDASEQVADSVQKISDDAHEEMDRLDTLSETMDETIQQLETVADDNDIDVTAQLAALRDVAETVNDIAELTEQTMAEAETVAGAAEEQAAELSEVSQQAEDLTRYARPLGDVLGSFETEAEHEFYFPTGPGSPSTEEEP from the coding sequence ATGAGCGACGACGAGGAGGCACCGACTAGCAACGTCTTCGTCCGTGCCCTGCGGGCGGTGACTCCCAATGTGCTTCGGCGGCGATTCGCATTGAAGTTCGCTGTCGTCCTGCTCGTGATGGCTGCCTCGGTCGGCGTTATCGGCATCGCTGCGACGCAGGGGCTGACGAATCAGGTACAGGACAACGTCGCAAACGAATACGAAAATCTCGCCGCACAGGAGGCCGACTTGATCGCAAACGAGCTGGATCGTCACAAGTTGACGACCCAGCTCTTCTCGACGAACCCGGAGTGGGGAGCCAACAGGACCGAAGATCTGCGTCGGGATCTTCGGATCGAGCGGTCTGATCTGGATGCTGTCTCTGATATCTTGATTATCGACCGCCGGGCCACGACGGGCGAACGCTACGTCGCCGCCGGTGCCGGGACAGAGGCAGATCAAGCTGTGACCCAAGCCGACAGAGGGTGGGTGAGCGATCTCTCGTTTCGACGAACCAGTGAGACGAGGGTCTCGGGCGTCTATCAGGTCGACGGTGAGCACGTCGTCGGTATCGTGAGTCCGGTCACCGTCTCACAGCAACGACTGCTCTTGGTGGAAGTGTCCGTCGCTGATATCGCGGCGACACTCCGTGGCGCCGAGCGTGCGGAGGGCGGATTCACCGAAGTTGTCAACGGTTCCGGGGCCGTACAGATGTCCGAGCGGTCCTCGGGGCTGTTAGCACCGTATGCGACCAACGAGCGTACGCTGGCCCCGCTCGAAAACGCAAAGCAGCTCCGTCTGGATGGCGCCCAACGCGCCGGCGCGATCTCAGACATGGCTGCCTCGACTGCGGTCATCGACGAACCGTACATCGTCGGGTACGCGCCTGTCGAAGGGGTTGACTGGTACGTCTTATCTCACGCCCCCAAAAGTAGCGTCTTCGGCCTCGTCCAGACTGTCTCCAATTGGGGGACGATCGCCACCGTGGCTGGTGTGTTGCTCATCGCCCTCGTCGGGGCGACCCTCGGAGTGAGTACGTCTCGGTCGATCAATCGGCTCCGGGACCGTGCTGAAGCGATGGAGTCCGGGAACCTCGATGTCACGATCCACTCCAATCGGATCGACGATATCGGTCGCCTCTACGATAGCTTCGAGAACATGCGTGATGCACTCACACGGCAGATACAGGAGGCCGAACAGGCCCAGAAGGAAGCGGAAGTGTCCCGGGCTGAGGCGATGGAACTGAGCAACTACCTTCAGGACAAAGCTGAGGAATACTCGGCCATCATGCAACGGTGCTCGAAGGGCGATCTCACCCAACGGATGGAACCCGACGGCGAGAACGAGGCGATGGATCGCATCGCCGAGGATTTCAACGGGATGATCGACGAGTTAGAGAAGACGACCGGCCAGCTCAAACGCTTCGCCGAGGAGGTCAACGACGCGGGTGACGTGGTCCAACAATCCGCCGAAAGCGTCCGTGACGCCTCCGAACAGGTCGCCGATTCGGTCCAGAAAATCTCTGACGATGCTCACGAGGAGATGGATCGCCTCGACACGCTATCCGAAACGATGGACGAGACGATTCAGCAACTCGAAACAGTCGCTGACGACAACGATATCGACGTTACCGCCCAGCTTGCCGCACTTCGGGACGTCGCCGAGACCGTCAACGACATCGCCGAGCTAACTGAGCAGACGATGGCCGAAGCCGAGACCGTTGCTGGTGCGGCCGAAGAGCAGGCTGCAGAACTCAGTGAAGTCTCACAGCAGGCCGAGGACCTCACGCGCTACGCTCGGCCACTGGGTGACGTCCTCGGGAGTTTCGAAACGGAAGCTGAACACGAGTTTTACTTCCCTACTGGGCCTGGGTCGCCGTCCACTGAGGAGGAACCGTAA
- a CDS encoding ABC transporter substrate-binding protein — protein sequence MGRGNDSNAAEPSRRTFLQAATGIGAIATAGCLGSRSETTTQPGPAAGETVTVGITVATSGEYAVQGEEERRGAELAVKHINEGGGWVEEDFFDELSGDGLLGKTVDVAVRNTASDPETARSAAQDAFDADHAVMLCGGTAGQPALAQADVAANRERIHMVTGAQIDAITSGECSQYSFREMFNSYSTAKVLRAELADRLGSDDIWFHQIHANNDWGREMQSHIQTELAELGWNSAGTAEVMVGTQEFGPMLETVDQESPDVLFLNLPGFDAATAIPQAKDKLGDDMTIVVPRLTRRIAETAGSKITGVLGTIPWDPVMARFDPTSLSRTLVNAYGNEYTGEGQYDAVPAGPTHLAYSQVMQYAAAVERAGTFDADAVSSALTDHSYNVGMSVEQTLRACDHQSTRPAPIVEGRIPGRQRFGHYFALDTISTETAYECDTGPATDCSL from the coding sequence ATGGGGCGAGGAAACGACTCGAATGCTGCCGAGCCGTCGCGGCGCACGTTCCTTCAGGCGGCGACGGGTATCGGGGCGATCGCCACGGCGGGGTGTCTTGGCTCGCGTTCGGAGACGACGACACAGCCGGGACCGGCGGCTGGCGAGACCGTGACGGTCGGGATTACTGTGGCGACGTCGGGTGAGTATGCCGTCCAGGGTGAAGAAGAGCGTCGGGGTGCGGAACTGGCCGTCAAACACATCAACGAGGGTGGAGGGTGGGTTGAAGAGGACTTCTTCGATGAGCTTTCGGGGGATGGCTTACTCGGGAAGACCGTCGACGTTGCCGTCCGCAACACCGCAAGCGATCCTGAGACAGCCCGTAGTGCGGCCCAGGACGCGTTCGATGCCGACCACGCGGTCATGCTTTGTGGGGGCACTGCGGGCCAGCCAGCCCTCGCTCAGGCCGATGTGGCAGCCAACAGAGAACGCATCCATATGGTCACGGGCGCCCAGATCGATGCGATCACGAGCGGGGAGTGCTCGCAGTACTCGTTTCGCGAGATGTTCAATTCCTATTCGACGGCCAAAGTGCTCCGGGCAGAGTTAGCAGATCGTCTCGGGAGCGACGACATCTGGTTCCACCAGATCCACGCTAACAACGACTGGGGCAGAGAGATGCAATCCCACATCCAGACCGAGCTTGCAGAGCTGGGCTGGAACTCGGCTGGGACTGCGGAAGTGATGGTTGGAACCCAAGAGTTCGGGCCAATGCTGGAGACGGTCGACCAAGAAAGTCCCGACGTGTTGTTCCTCAATCTCCCGGGGTTCGACGCTGCGACCGCTATCCCACAAGCAAAAGACAAGCTAGGCGACGACATGACGATCGTCGTCCCGCGGTTGACTCGACGCATCGCCGAAACGGCTGGCTCGAAGATCACTGGCGTCTTGGGAACGATACCGTGGGATCCCGTCATGGCTCGCTTCGATCCGACGTCGCTGTCCCGCACGTTGGTTAACGCCTACGGGAACGAATACACCGGCGAAGGCCAGTACGATGCCGTCCCGGCGGGACCGACACATCTGGCTTATTCACAGGTCATGCAGTACGCCGCGGCGGTCGAACGCGCCGGGACCTTCGATGCCGACGCCGTTAGCAGTGCGCTCACCGACCACTCCTACAACGTCGGTATGTCAGTCGAGCAGACCCTCCGAGCGTGTGACCACCAGTCGACGCGGCCGGCACCCATCGTCGAGGGACGTATCCCTGGTCGACAGCGGTTTGGCCATTATTTCGCGTTGGATACGATCAGCACCGAGACTGCGTACGAGTGTGACACTGGTCCAGCAACTGATTGCTCGCTCTAG
- a CDS encoding KaiC domain-containing protein, translating to MSEDDEDWFEQALSESDRDDEADAPMESPANAERPDADSTGEAWLGDEADSEEAVATEADDSLFDEDFASALQSAGGPGEDSGADGGEDTFDEEGFESEIPRIDLGIEGLDEMIQGGVPQRHLMVVIGSPGTGKTTFGLQFLQHGLVNGENAVFITLEQSRESILDTADERGWDFRQYERDENLAIVDLDPVEMANSLKNIRAEFPELVQEFDADRLVLDSVSLLEMMYDNQAKRRTEVFDFTRSLKEAGVTTMLTSEANEDNPYASRHGIIEYLTDAVFVLQYVRGDTQETRLAVEIQKIRNANHSRQTKPYAITLDGIDVYQQASIF from the coding sequence ATGAGCGAAGACGACGAGGACTGGTTCGAACAGGCCCTCTCCGAGAGCGATCGGGACGACGAAGCCGACGCTCCGATGGAGAGCCCAGCGAACGCAGAGCGTCCTGACGCTGACTCGACTGGGGAAGCGTGGCTTGGAGACGAGGCTGACAGTGAAGAAGCTGTAGCGACGGAAGCTGATGACTCGTTGTTCGACGAAGACTTCGCGAGTGCCCTGCAGTCGGCGGGCGGGCCGGGCGAAGACAGTGGTGCGGACGGCGGTGAGGACACCTTCGACGAGGAAGGCTTCGAGTCCGAGATCCCACGGATCGATCTCGGTATCGAAGGACTCGACGAGATGATCCAGGGCGGTGTTCCCCAGCGCCATCTGATGGTCGTTATCGGCTCGCCGGGGACTGGCAAGACCACTTTCGGACTGCAATTCCTTCAACATGGACTCGTAAACGGCGAGAATGCGGTGTTTATCACTCTCGAGCAGAGTCGTGAGAGTATCCTCGACACGGCCGACGAACGCGGCTGGGATTTCAGGCAATACGAACGAGACGAGAACCTCGCCATCGTCGATCTCGATCCGGTCGAGATGGCAAATAGCCTCAAGAACATCCGCGCGGAGTTTCCCGAACTCGTCCAGGAATTCGATGCCGACCGGCTGGTACTCGATTCCGTCTCGCTGCTTGAGATGATGTACGACAACCAGGCAAAGCGCCGGACGGAAGTGTTCGACTTTACCCGTTCGTTGAAAGAGGCTGGCGTGACAACGATGCTGACAAGCGAGGCCAACGAGGACAATCCCTATGCCTCCCGGCACGGTATTATCGAGTACTTGACTGATGCCGTGTTCGTTCTTCAGTACGTCCGTGGAGATACCCAGGAAACGCGTCTAGCTGTCGAGATCCAGAAGATCCGCAACGCCAACCACTCCCGACAGACCAAACCCTACGCCATCACCCTCGATGGTATCGACGTCTACCAGCAGGCAAGTATTTTCTAG
- the deoC gene encoding deoxyribose-phosphate aldolase — MDDVPSRIEHTVLGPETTPDDVRTLLDEASEYGLRACIPPCYLEMASEYTPEVELATVIGFPHGNNTPEVKAQEAVDAVEAGADELDMVVNVGRLKAGEDDAVQEDIEAVVAATTQPVKVIIETPLLTDEEKHRASQLVAEAGADFLKTATGFGGGGATVPDVELMSEYLPVKASGGVGSWADAEAMFEAGADRIGASSGDKIAQEYVDQREE, encoded by the coding sequence ATGGATGACGTACCCTCCCGGATCGAGCACACCGTACTCGGCCCGGAAACGACACCCGACGACGTGCGGACACTGCTGGACGAGGCGAGTGAATACGGCTTGCGCGCGTGTATTCCACCGTGCTATCTGGAGATGGCCAGTGAGTACACTCCCGAGGTGGAACTTGCGACCGTGATCGGCTTCCCACACGGGAACAACACACCCGAAGTCAAGGCCCAAGAAGCAGTCGATGCGGTCGAAGCCGGTGCCGACGAGCTCGATATGGTGGTGAACGTCGGCCGACTCAAGGCAGGCGAGGACGATGCAGTCCAGGAAGATATCGAGGCCGTCGTGGCAGCGACCACCCAGCCGGTGAAAGTGATCATCGAGACACCGCTGTTGACCGACGAGGAGAAACACCGCGCCAGTCAGCTCGTGGCTGAGGCCGGCGCAGACTTCCTCAAGACGGCGACCGGCTTCGGTGGCGGTGGGGCGACCGTCCCGGACGTCGAACTCATGAGCGAGTATCTCCCAGTCAAGGCCAGCGGCGGCGTCGGCTCCTGGGCGGACGCCGAGGCGATGTTCGAGGCCGGGGCCGACCGCATCGGTGCCTCCAGTGGCGACAAGATCGCCCAGGAATACGTAGACCAGCGAGAAGAGTAG
- a CDS encoding ribose 1,5-bisphosphate isomerase — protein sequence MTHQRVRSVSTQIENRDIRGAATIARETTQALQAQAADAEADSPEAFRATMRETARILHGARPEDDSLSNALRYVFQRIEGETVEELRESTTAAARTFQENIENAREKLGQIGSRRLRDGDTIMVHSHSADALAAIERALADDKEIEAIVKETRPRKQGHIAAQQLQEWGITVTLIVDSAARRYLDDADHVIVGADSIAADGSVINQIGTSDLAVVARERGVPVTVAAQTLRLHPDSLTGHSVDIQMREDREVLDEPTREQIGKIDVENPAFDVTPPRYVDAIVTERGQYPPESIVTLMRELYGGSTRDPWLESH from the coding sequence ATGACCCACCAGCGAGTCCGCTCGGTGTCGACGCAGATCGAAAACCGGGACATCCGTGGGGCCGCAACGATCGCTCGCGAAACGACGCAGGCACTACAGGCCCAAGCGGCGGATGCAGAGGCCGACAGCCCCGAGGCCTTCCGGGCGACGATGCGGGAAACTGCCAGAATTCTTCACGGGGCACGCCCTGAGGACGATAGTCTCTCGAACGCACTCCGCTACGTCTTTCAGCGTATCGAGGGTGAGACCGTCGAAGAGTTGCGGGAATCGACGACGGCCGCAGCTCGAACCTTTCAAGAAAACATCGAGAACGCACGCGAGAAGCTCGGACAGATTGGTTCGCGGCGGCTTCGGGACGGCGACACGATCATGGTCCACTCCCATTCCGCGGACGCACTCGCGGCCATAGAGCGTGCACTGGCAGACGACAAGGAGATCGAGGCAATCGTCAAGGAGACTCGCCCCCGGAAACAGGGCCACATCGCCGCCCAGCAACTCCAAGAATGGGGGATCACGGTCACACTGATCGTCGACAGTGCGGCTCGGCGATACCTCGACGACGCCGATCACGTCATCGTGGGCGCAGATAGCATCGCCGCGGATGGCTCAGTCATCAATCAGATCGGAACGAGCGACCTAGCTGTCGTCGCCCGCGAACGTGGAGTGCCGGTCACCGTCGCCGCCCAGACGCTCCGCCTCCATCCGGACTCGCTGACTGGCCACAGCGTGGACATCCAGATGCGCGAAGACCGAGAAGTTCTCGACGAACCGACTCGCGAACAGATCGGTAAGATAGACGTCGAAAACCCTGCGTTCGACGTCACCCCGCCGCGGTACGTCGACGCGATCGTCACGGAACGCGGGCAGTATCCACCCGAGAGCATCGTGACGCTAATGAGAGAGCTCTACGGCGGCTCGACCAGAGACCCATGGCTCGAAAGCCACTAG
- the mtnP gene encoding S-methyl-5'-thioadenosine phosphorylase — MPIGFIGGSGIYDALPLEETRTVDVETPFGEPSAPITIGTLDGTGRELAFVPRHGRNHEYSPTEVPYRANMYALKDLGVSHVIATNAVGSLSTDIPPRSIVVPDQLFDRTRHREYSFFGDGIVVHQGFADPFCSDLASHLADAVDEATDETARRGGTYVCIEGPQYSTRAESEFYRAQGWDVIGMTAIPEAKLAREAELSYATITGVTDWDVWKDDAEVTLEEVLENAAKNESVLKEAVQHAVETFPDGHSCDCHSALAGTVNTEPEAIPEETYQRVEPLVSEYVDR, encoded by the coding sequence ATGCCGATTGGATTTATCGGTGGGAGCGGTATCTACGATGCACTCCCCCTCGAGGAGACACGAACTGTCGACGTCGAGACGCCGTTTGGCGAGCCGAGCGCACCGATCACGATCGGGACGCTCGACGGGACGGGCCGAGAACTCGCGTTCGTTCCCCGCCACGGCCGGAACCACGAGTACTCGCCGACAGAGGTCCCCTATCGGGCGAATATGTACGCGCTCAAAGACCTCGGCGTTAGCCACGTTATCGCGACAAACGCGGTCGGAAGCCTTTCGACGGATATCCCGCCCCGGAGCATCGTCGTCCCGGACCAGCTGTTCGATCGTACGCGCCACCGGGAGTATTCTTTCTTCGGGGACGGGATCGTCGTCCATCAGGGGTTCGCCGATCCGTTCTGTTCGGACCTGGCCAGCCACCTCGCCGATGCTGTCGACGAGGCCACGGACGAAACTGCGCGCCGCGGTGGCACGTACGTCTGCATCGAAGGCCCCCAGTATTCGACGCGTGCCGAGAGTGAGTTCTATCGGGCACAGGGTTGGGATGTCATCGGCATGACTGCAATCCCGGAGGCCAAACTCGCTCGTGAGGCCGAGCTGAGCTACGCGACGATCACTGGAGTGACCGACTGGGACGTCTGGAAGGACGATGCCGAAGTCACGCTCGAAGAAGTCCTCGAAAACGCGGCCAAAAACGAATCCGTCCTCAAAGAGGCCGTCCAACACGCCGTCGAGACCTTCCCGGACGGGCACTCGTGTGACTGTCACAGTGCTCTTGCCGGGACTGTCAACACAGAACCCGAGGCCATTCCCGAAGAAACCTACCAGCGTGTCGAGCCGCTCGTCTCCGAGTACGTCGACCGCTGA
- a CDS encoding nucleoside phosphorylase, producing MLKQSHLQIEMDQLSDLVLTPGDPDRVDRIASYCRNVETVATNREYKVVNATYEGRQLTIASTGIGSPSAAIAIEELANVGVETLIRVGTTGGLQRGIEIGDMVVATAAAKNEGTSDRYEAAEFPAVADYDVLSTLVDTAQANDEAVHVGPIATDDAFYNETEEIITTWEEAGILSVEMEASALFTLARRRGVRAGAICTVDGNLVEGTQKGATDERELPDKAKNNVGRAIEIALDAATQL from the coding sequence ATGCTGAAACAGTCCCACCTGCAGATCGAGATGGATCAGCTATCCGACCTCGTTTTGACGCCGGGTGACCCCGATCGTGTCGACCGGATCGCTTCCTATTGTCGGAACGTCGAGACGGTCGCGACAAACAGAGAGTACAAGGTCGTCAACGCAACCTACGAGGGTCGACAGCTGACGATCGCTTCGACGGGAATCGGGTCGCCGTCGGCTGCCATCGCAATCGAGGAGTTGGCCAACGTCGGCGTCGAGACGCTCATTCGGGTCGGGACGACCGGTGGCCTCCAGCGGGGGATCGAGATCGGCGATATGGTCGTCGCGACCGCCGCGGCGAAAAACGAGGGGACGAGCGACCGCTACGAGGCGGCCGAGTTCCCGGCCGTCGCGGACTACGATGTCCTCTCTACGCTAGTCGACACTGCCCAGGCAAACGACGAAGCGGTCCACGTTGGTCCGATCGCCACGGACGATGCCTTTTACAACGAGACCGAAGAGATCATCACGACCTGGGAAGAGGCTGGCATCCTTTCGGTCGAAATGGAAGCTTCGGCCCTATTCACACTCGCACGTCGTCGAGGTGTCCGAGCAGGCGCGATCTGTACGGTCGACGGCAACCTCGTCGAAGGGACCCAAAAGGGAGCAACCGACGAACGCGAACTCCCCGACAAAGCCAAGAACAACGTTGGACGGGCGATCGAGATCGCGCTCGACGCGGCGACACAGCTCTAA